A single Leptospira barantonii DNA region contains:
- a CDS encoding LIC10244 family PerRA/PerRB upregulated protein has translation MLANIRQDQLFCKDTDREQSLQTLGMMLELSEKCYVFGKYFLIDAFDSEEHPFLLRKGFDLMGIGMDSENIRNILKGYIISGNYEGKELLDRIIILEGMEVIQNELHISIFLERVASYFGESYQKSFWNFVTQKRKEIDTILLNDFYAEFCNSKPQIDSDILLSRAFHSLSYAELKDLLRQVSLPDLAEALKSVREKLVIQVLDFLDRESSRWLMKELMRSDDSYDKSEKVKEAQLKILGVFASKKGMNRDY, from the coding sequence ATGCTGGCAAATATACGACAAGACCAACTTTTTTGCAAAGACACGGATCGGGAACAAAGTCTTCAAACATTAGGAATGATGTTGGAACTGAGCGAAAAGTGTTATGTCTTTGGAAAATATTTTTTGATCGATGCTTTTGATTCCGAAGAACATCCGTTTCTGTTGAGAAAGGGATTTGATTTGATGGGAATCGGAATGGATTCCGAAAACATCCGCAATATTTTAAAAGGTTATATCATTTCCGGAAACTACGAAGGAAAGGAACTTTTGGATAGAATCATCATTCTCGAAGGAATGGAAGTGATTCAAAACGAACTTCATATCTCCATCTTTTTGGAAAGGGTCGCGTCTTATTTCGGAGAATCCTATCAGAAGAGCTTCTGGAACTTCGTGACTCAAAAAAGAAAAGAGATCGATACGATTCTTCTCAACGATTTTTACGCCGAGTTCTGCAACTCCAAACCGCAGATAGATTCGGATATTCTTTTGAGCAGAGCCTTTCATTCTTTATCATACGCCGAACTGAAGGACTTGTTGAGACAGGTAAGCCTTCCGGATCTCGCCGAAGCTTTGAAAAGCGTTCGTGAAAAACTCGTAATCCAAGTATTAGATTTTCTTGATAGAGAATCTTCTCGTTGGCTGATGAAGGAATTGATGAGGTCCGACGATTCTTACGATAAATCCGAAAAGGTCAAAGAGGCTCAGTTGAAAATTCTCGGGGTATTCGCTTCTAAAAAAGGAATGAACCGGGATTACTGA
- a CDS encoding PadR family transcriptional regulator: MALKEESLETKGITPAMFHILLSLAEGAQHGYGIGKSVEESSEGSFKLGPGTLYRTLESIRGFGWIRYSKKRANENDDPRRLYYEITSEGKEILVYELKKLEVTLKRAKKLDLLGN, from the coding sequence ATGGCTCTCAAGGAAGAATCGCTCGAAACAAAAGGAATTACACCCGCGATGTTTCATATTCTTCTTTCTTTGGCGGAAGGGGCGCAACACGGATACGGAATCGGAAAGTCCGTCGAAGAATCTTCGGAAGGAAGTTTCAAACTCGGACCGGGAACCTTGTATCGAACTTTGGAATCGATCCGCGGTTTCGGATGGATTCGTTATTCCAAGAAAAGAGCGAACGAAAACGACGATCCGAGAAGATTGTATTACGAGATTACGTCCGAAGGAAAAGAGATTCTCGTGTACGAACTTAAAAAACTCGAAGTTACCTTAAAAAGAGCGAAGAAGTTGGACTTGTTAGGTAACTAA
- a CDS encoding PPK2 family polyphosphate kinase, which yields MRLKDIDTLPPKDKIKEEILEKTEEYVRDLSTLQEKLYAQKKNSILILLQGVDTAGKDGTIKHVFGGINPQGCCVKSWIKPNSEEIQFDFLWRIHKYVPPKGMIYIHNRSHYEDVLMPKIMGTLSDKRIEERMESIRDFEKHLERENDTRIIKFFLHISKEEQQERIKERLSDPDKKWKYDPSDQTTQDRWDDYQAAYEMIFKDKDREKEWNLIPADKKWFRNYQVAKILCKELENLV from the coding sequence ATGCGCCTCAAAGATATAGACACTCTTCCGCCGAAGGATAAAATCAAAGAGGAGATCCTTGAAAAAACGGAAGAATATGTTCGGGATCTCTCCACCCTTCAGGAAAAATTATACGCGCAGAAAAAGAATTCGATTTTGATTCTTTTGCAAGGAGTGGACACCGCGGGCAAGGATGGAACGATCAAACACGTTTTCGGAGGAATCAATCCTCAAGGTTGTTGTGTTAAGTCTTGGATAAAACCGAACTCGGAAGAGATTCAGTTCGATTTTTTATGGAGAATCCACAAATACGTTCCACCCAAAGGAATGATCTACATTCACAATCGCTCTCATTACGAAGACGTTTTGATGCCTAAAATCATGGGAACCCTTTCCGACAAAAGAATCGAGGAAAGAATGGAATCGATCCGAGATTTCGAAAAACATCTCGAAAGGGAAAACGACACAAGGATCATTAAGTTTTTCTTACATATCTCGAAGGAAGAACAACAGGAAAGAATCAAGGAACGACTTTCCGATCCGGATAAAAAATGGAAATACGATCCTTCGGATCAAACGACCCAGGATCGTTGGGACGATTATCAGGCCGCATACGAAATGATCTTTAAGGACAAGGATCGGGAAAAGGAATGGAATCTGATTCCCGCCGATAAGAAATGGTTCCGCAATTATCAAGTCGCCAAAATTCTTTGCAAGGAACTGGAGAATCTTGTTTAA
- a CDS encoding TetR/AcrR family transcriptional regulator, translating into MIRKKAKSQKETGKSQPTRSLLFETAISLFQKNGYDETTMRAIAQKAGLALGASYYHFKTKEDIVLEFYKTTQEVANIQNIEFCKSESDLKERIKNIVRFKLGQFRGYEKFLHVLARSGGDPNHPLSPFSKETKQIREDAIALFSYAIASSKDSVPADLKEELPYLFWLYQVGVIYVWLFDESQGKKKTELLIEKGLDLIFQLLKLSSLPLFRSIRKSLLSMIDLFKK; encoded by the coding sequence ATGATTCGAAAAAAAGCAAAATCACAGAAAGAGACCGGAAAGTCGCAACCGACCCGGTCTCTTCTTTTTGAAACCGCGATTTCCCTTTTTCAAAAAAACGGTTATGACGAAACGACGATGAGAGCCATCGCTCAAAAGGCCGGCCTCGCACTCGGCGCTTCGTATTATCATTTTAAGACGAAAGAGGACATCGTATTAGAATTTTATAAAACCACTCAGGAAGTCGCAAACATTCAAAATATTGAATTTTGTAAATCCGAGTCCGATCTAAAGGAAAGAATCAAAAACATAGTTCGATTCAAACTCGGACAATTCCGGGGTTACGAAAAATTCCTACACGTTCTTGCAAGGAGCGGAGGCGATCCGAATCATCCTCTTTCCCCGTTCAGCAAGGAAACGAAACAAATCCGAGAGGATGCCATCGCACTTTTTAGTTACGCAATTGCGAGTTCCAAAGATTCCGTACCGGCGGATTTAAAAGAAGAACTCCCCTATTTATTTTGGCTTTATCAGGTCGGAGTCATTTACGTTTGGCTTTTCGACGAATCGCAAGGCAAAAAGAAAACCGAACTTTTGATCGAAAAGGGTCTGGATCTTATATTCCAACTTTTGAAACTATCCTCGCTTCCTCTTTTTCGATCGATCCGTAAATCGCTTCTATCCATGATCGATTTATTCAAAAAGTAA
- the ccrA gene encoding crotonyl-CoA carboxylase/reductase, translated as MSQIESVPIGTLPPLGQVPKKMYAQVVRPERFGDPITAIQEELIDVPEIAPDEVLVAVMAAGVNYNNVWAALGFPVDVIGARNKKGEPEKFHIGGSDASGIVYKIGSEVKNVKVGDEVVLHCGIWDKNDPWVKAGKDPMFAPSQLIWAYETNWGSFAQFCKVQDHQCLPKPKHLTWEEAAAYMLVGATAYRMLHHWKPNDVQKDDVVLIWGGAGGLGAMAIQIVKAAGGIPIAVVSEDDKIDFCMKLGAAGVINRKKFNHWGALTSEINKTEKFVEWTKAAREFGKAIWDIAGKGNNPKIVFEHPGETTIPTSTFVCETGGMVVICAGTTGYNATVDLRYLWMRQKRLQGSHFANDENSKGLNDLVIEKKVDPCLSKTFAWNETAHSHQLMKENKHPAGNMSILVGADKLGLGRK; from the coding sequence ATGAGCCAAATTGAATCCGTTCCAATCGGAACCCTCCCACCCCTGGGGCAGGTTCCTAAAAAAATGTATGCACAGGTCGTTCGTCCCGAGCGTTTCGGCGATCCGATCACAGCAATTCAGGAAGAACTCATCGATGTTCCAGAAATAGCTCCGGACGAAGTACTCGTCGCGGTAATGGCAGCCGGTGTAAATTATAACAACGTTTGGGCCGCACTCGGCTTTCCCGTAGACGTCATCGGCGCAAGAAACAAAAAAGGCGAACCTGAGAAGTTTCACATCGGCGGGTCCGATGCATCCGGTATCGTTTATAAAATCGGCTCCGAAGTTAAGAACGTAAAAGTCGGCGACGAAGTCGTTCTTCACTGCGGAATCTGGGATAAAAACGATCCTTGGGTGAAAGCGGGAAAAGATCCTATGTTCGCGCCTTCTCAGTTGATCTGGGCGTATGAAACCAACTGGGGATCCTTCGCACAATTCTGCAAGGTTCAAGATCATCAGTGTCTTCCAAAACCGAAACATCTCACTTGGGAAGAAGCCGCGGCGTATATGCTCGTAGGAGCTACCGCATATAGAATGCTTCATCACTGGAAACCGAACGACGTACAAAAAGACGACGTGGTTCTGATCTGGGGAGGCGCAGGCGGACTCGGTGCGATGGCGATTCAGATCGTAAAAGCCGCGGGTGGAATTCCAATCGCCGTAGTTTCCGAAGACGATAAAATCGACTTCTGTATGAAACTCGGCGCCGCAGGTGTGATCAACCGTAAGAAGTTCAACCACTGGGGAGCTCTTACTTCCGAGATCAACAAAACCGAAAAATTCGTAGAATGGACCAAAGCCGCTCGCGAATTCGGAAAGGCAATCTGGGACATCGCAGGAAAAGGAAACAATCCTAAGATCGTTTTTGAACATCCGGGCGAAACCACCATTCCTACTTCCACATTCGTTTGTGAAACCGGTGGTATGGTTGTTATCTGCGCGGGAACTACGGGCTACAACGCAACCGTGGATCTTCGTTACCTTTGGATGAGACAAAAACGTCTGCAAGGTTCTCACTTTGCGAACGACGAAAACTCAAAAGGTTTGAACGACTTGGTCATCGAGAAAAAGGTCGATCCTTGTCTTTCTAAAACTTTCGCTTGGAACGAGACCGCACATTCTCACCAGCTGATGAAAGAAAACAAACACCCGGCCGGAAACATGTCGATTCTTGTCGGAGCCGATAAACTGGGATTAGGAAGAAAATAA
- a CDS encoding redoxin domain-containing protein, translating into MKLKAGDTAKEFTVKDHLGKTIGFADLKGKHTLLAFFRNAECALCNLRVHQLLNAYPALQKQGLQVLAVFESTKESIEKSVGNRELPFSLIPDPNNDLYRLYDVGFSWFGVFKTILTSKKEIQEAENLGFEMKKVPGMKMDRMPAEFLIGPDLKVEIAKFSTKVTDHIPLEDLKAHLN; encoded by the coding sequence ATGAAATTAAAAGCGGGAGATACTGCGAAAGAATTCACGGTAAAGGATCATTTGGGGAAAACGATCGGTTTTGCCGATCTAAAAGGAAAACACACCTTGTTGGCTTTTTTTAGAAACGCGGAATGTGCTTTGTGCAATCTAAGGGTGCATCAACTCTTAAACGCTTATCCGGCGTTGCAGAAACAAGGCCTTCAGGTTCTTGCGGTTTTCGAATCCACAAAAGAAAGTATAGAGAAGAGTGTCGGCAATCGCGAACTTCCCTTTTCCTTGATCCCGGATCCGAACAACGATCTCTATCGTTTGTATGACGTTGGGTTTTCTTGGTTCGGAGTTTTTAAGACGATTCTAACTTCTAAAAAGGAAATTCAAGAAGCGGAGAATCTAGGATTCGAAATGAAAAAAGTTCCGGGTATGAAAATGGATCGTATGCCCGCGGAGTTTTTGATCGGTCCCGATCTAAAAGTGGAAATCGCGAAATTTTCTACGAAGGTTACGGATCACATTCCTTTGGAAGATTTAAAGGCGCATCTGAATTGA
- a CDS encoding YqjF family protein codes for MNPNSLSNILSQTAHRPWSLPTTKPFMIQYWEELAFLHWEIPQKFLEEILPKGLEADTYQGKAYIGLVPFRMKGVRPIYLPPLPWISNFPELNVRTYVKNVGKDSKPGVYFFSLDADNRFVVEIARSFFHLPYLNADIKLKGTQTQKEFLCRRKDSRAILGEFNATYQPVSEVYHSSPGTLEHWLTERYCLYSKDSQGRIYRGEVHHRSWPLQKAECIVHRNTILESHKIPLLSSSPLVHYSNSIKVALFPLVQVP; via the coding sequence ATGAATCCAAATTCTCTTTCCAACATTCTGAGCCAAACCGCACATCGACCCTGGTCTTTACCGACAACAAAACCGTTTATGATTCAGTACTGGGAAGAATTGGCATTTCTTCACTGGGAGATTCCGCAAAAATTCTTAGAAGAAATTCTTCCCAAAGGATTGGAAGCGGATACATATCAAGGCAAGGCTTATATCGGATTGGTGCCGTTTCGAATGAAAGGGGTTCGACCGATTTATCTTCCACCTCTTCCATGGATTTCAAACTTTCCCGAATTGAACGTTCGGACTTATGTAAAGAATGTAGGAAAGGATTCCAAACCTGGAGTTTATTTTTTTAGCCTGGACGCGGACAATCGTTTTGTCGTCGAGATCGCAAGAAGTTTCTTTCATCTACCGTATTTGAACGCGGATATAAAACTCAAAGGAACTCAAACTCAAAAAGAATTTCTTTGTCGTCGAAAAGATTCGCGCGCGATCCTCGGAGAATTCAACGCGACGTATCAACCCGTATCGGAAGTCTATCATTCTTCCCCGGGAACCTTGGAGCATTGGCTCACCGAAAGATATTGTCTTTATAGTAAGGATTCACAAGGGAGAATCTATCGAGGTGAAGTACATCATCGATCTTGGCCGCTTCAAAAAGCGGAATGTATCGTTCATCGCAATACGATTTTAGAAAGTCATAAGATTCCGCTTTTAAGTTCCTCACCTTTGGTTCATTATTCGAATTCAATCAAGGTCGCGCTCTTCCCTTTGGTTCAAGTGCCGTAA
- a CDS encoding GyrI-like domain-containing protein codes for MKIFALSVLVLTLLIVAFLFYMGAFDRVQVQEEVKGPYYVLSHERIGDYRNVGVTFETLQKELPEKGIRDFKLFAIYLDNPNHVPKEKLRCEVGAVLAEPISKIPDGLSIELKSRTIPARKYLFAEFPLKNFVSIFLGIYKVYPKLFRACEEKGCDLNGRASMEIYEPLTANKTTYLLPLD; via the coding sequence ATGAAAATTTTCGCACTGAGCGTTTTAGTATTAACGCTTTTGATCGTTGCCTTTTTGTTTTATATGGGCGCTTTCGATCGTGTTCAAGTTCAGGAAGAAGTGAAGGGACCTTATTACGTTCTTTCCCACGAAAGAATCGGAGATTACAGAAACGTGGGAGTCACTTTCGAAACTCTTCAAAAAGAACTTCCCGAAAAAGGAATTCGGGACTTTAAACTTTTCGCGATTTATCTGGACAATCCGAATCACGTTCCTAAAGAAAAACTACGATGCGAAGTAGGCGCGGTACTCGCGGAACCTATATCAAAGATTCCTGATGGACTTTCGATCGAGTTGAAATCGAGAACCATTCCCGCGAGAAAATATCTTTTTGCGGAATTTCCGCTGAAGAATTTCGTTTCCATCTTTCTCGGAATCTATAAGGTTTATCCGAAACTTTTCAGAGCCTGCGAAGAAAAAGGTTGCGACTTAAACGGAAGAGCTTCGATGGAAATTTACGAACCTCTTACCGCAAATAAAACGACTTATCTTCTTCCCTTGGATTGA
- a CDS encoding SpoIIE family protein phosphatase, which yields MTNFLQLNYYSIGYISGTIFSAFLLVYLLSLKGKSKQTWLLVGYFLFALILNVGFVFRTSLFTQEVAKPASFLIALYTCFSNLVLLSFIYSFPKNRNKKESYVFFFILAALGIYGYLYYILQNLNSEVFYNFDTQLFEFQTPQSTAPMGLIHFLTFLWILTVIIRKTISEEREFRKIENNADTKFFHLLSPNARMLRSFGWAVVLHTCFSAVYVLYAANKISFADFQLILTSATSLQLFIYTVIYLNNSPQPSSFMVKIVGVTLVTTLTILSVVSRITFRINETYFDEARNIEIETIIKNISKLDKSVIPDNVLYVSSRPKSDGLFATGFRVEHRKLNAIQSKLLFQSEASEMGKYLKKIQNKVLSSKNEWKDYYGIEENSSVSVSNRMYRSLKLANGETILLVRYLFKSGDSIYEVAYPYSSYMEMVHSIVLKMATLIVFTALLILLLFPYLFHGGLIRPLMSLLSGVKEVNEGQYEVSVPVQAEDEIGFLSRSFNHMVASIRSAQEKLQDYAETLEEKVVERTTELQQSLEKVQELKTKQDADYYLTSLLIQPLGQNKSSSENVFVEFLTEQKKKFQFKRWASEIGGDLCVSSKITLKGKSYSVILNGDAMGKSMQGAGGALVLGSVFEAILERSRNSFDVMNLFPERWLKNTFIELHNIFTSFDGTMLVSVFVCLLDEESGLLYYMNAEHPLPAYYRDGVANFLPHRFFYRKLGMPINMETSLHINTFQFQPDDVLLIGSDGRDDILIQDESGSNMNENEELFLRCVERANANLQEIVKQIKGAGEVTDDISLIRVEYRLNNAVELVESEEINKAYKKAHQEFKQKNYDDTIPLLEEILAKDPIYQRSRKILKLLTNAYIQKKQYQKAAEIALHYSNTSPDDSDCLFILSKCYKNSGNIKNATDFGERLRLRNPEHKQNLIHLSEIYQTAGDVSRATMLINEAKYYENNGNHSEQ from the coding sequence ATGACGAATTTTCTCCAGCTCAATTATTACTCGATCGGTTACATCTCCGGAACGATTTTCTCCGCGTTCCTCTTGGTTTACCTCTTGAGCTTGAAGGGAAAATCAAAACAAACCTGGTTGTTAGTCGGTTATTTTCTCTTTGCATTGATCCTCAACGTAGGTTTCGTTTTCAGAACATCTCTCTTTACTCAAGAAGTCGCGAAACCCGCGAGTTTCCTCATCGCTCTTTATACTTGTTTTTCGAATTTGGTTCTTCTTTCGTTCATCTATTCCTTTCCAAAGAATAGAAACAAAAAGGAATCCTACGTTTTCTTTTTTATTTTAGCGGCGTTGGGTATCTACGGATATCTGTATTATATATTACAAAATCTTAATTCTGAAGTTTTCTACAACTTCGACACGCAACTTTTCGAATTTCAAACTCCACAATCCACCGCGCCGATGGGTTTGATTCACTTTCTTACGTTTCTTTGGATTCTTACCGTTATCATTCGTAAGACGATCAGCGAAGAAAGAGAATTCAGAAAAATCGAAAACAACGCGGATACGAAATTCTTTCATCTGTTAAGTCCGAACGCGAGAATGCTTCGTTCTTTCGGTTGGGCGGTCGTTTTACACACTTGTTTTTCCGCGGTCTATGTTCTGTACGCGGCCAATAAGATTTCCTTCGCGGACTTTCAGCTCATTCTCACATCCGCTACGAGCCTGCAACTTTTCATCTATACGGTCATCTATCTAAACAATTCCCCCCAACCCTCCTCGTTTATGGTTAAGATCGTGGGGGTCACGTTGGTTACCACTTTGACGATTCTCAGCGTGGTTTCGAGAATCACGTTTCGAATCAACGAAACCTATTTCGACGAAGCTCGAAACATAGAAATCGAAACGATCATCAAGAATATTAGTAAATTAGATAAATCTGTAATTCCGGATAACGTTTTATACGTTTCTTCCAGGCCGAAAAGCGACGGCTTGTTTGCTACCGGCTTTCGAGTAGAACATAGAAAACTCAACGCGATCCAATCCAAACTTCTGTTCCAAAGCGAAGCTTCGGAAATGGGAAAGTATCTAAAGAAGATTCAAAACAAGGTTTTATCCTCGAAAAACGAATGGAAAGACTATTACGGAATCGAGGAGAATTCCTCCGTATCCGTTTCCAATCGTATGTATCGATCCTTAAAACTGGCGAACGGAGAAACGATTCTTCTCGTTCGTTATCTGTTTAAAAGCGGGGATTCCATCTACGAGGTCGCTTATCCGTATTCTTCTTATATGGAGATGGTTCATTCGATCGTTCTAAAGATGGCGACCTTGATCGTGTTCACCGCATTGTTGATTCTATTATTATTCCCTTATCTATTCCACGGAGGATTGATCCGTCCTTTGATGTCTCTTTTAAGCGGAGTTAAGGAAGTCAACGAAGGTCAATACGAGGTTTCCGTTCCGGTGCAAGCCGAGGACGAGATCGGATTCCTGTCCAGATCCTTCAATCACATGGTTGCTTCGATTCGATCGGCTCAGGAAAAACTGCAAGACTACGCGGAAACTCTGGAAGAGAAAGTCGTAGAAAGAACTACCGAACTTCAACAAAGTTTGGAGAAGGTTCAAGAACTCAAAACGAAACAGGACGCGGACTATTATCTCACTTCTCTTTTGATTCAACCTCTCGGTCAGAACAAATCCTCATCGGAAAACGTATTCGTAGAATTCTTAACCGAACAAAAAAAGAAATTTCAATTCAAACGTTGGGCTTCCGAGATCGGGGGAGATCTTTGTGTTTCGAGTAAGATCACTCTCAAGGGAAAAAGTTATTCCGTCATTCTCAACGGAGACGCGATGGGTAAGTCCATGCAGGGAGCCGGAGGTGCGTTAGTTCTCGGCTCCGTATTCGAAGCGATCTTGGAACGTTCCAGAAATTCCTTCGACGTGATGAATCTTTTTCCGGAGCGTTGGTTAAAGAATACTTTTATAGAACTTCATAATATATTCACGAGCTTCGACGGCACGATGCTCGTTTCCGTTTTTGTCTGTCTTCTCGACGAAGAATCCGGTCTTCTGTATTATATGAACGCGGAACATCCCCTTCCCGCTTACTACAGGGACGGGGTAGCGAACTTTCTTCCTCATCGTTTCTTTTATAGAAAACTCGGAATGCCGATCAACATGGAAACTAGTCTTCACATCAACACGTTTCAGTTTCAACCGGACGACGTATTGTTGATCGGTTCGGACGGAAGGGACGACATTCTCATCCAAGACGAATCCGGTTCGAACATGAACGAAAACGAGGAACTCTTCTTACGATGTGTGGAAAGAGCGAACGCAAATCTGCAAGAGATCGTCAAACAGATCAAAGGCGCCGGAGAAGTTACGGACGACATCTCCCTGATCCGAGTGGAATACAGACTGAACAACGCGGTAGAACTCGTTGAATCCGAAGAGATCAACAAGGCTTACAAAAAAGCGCATCAGGAATTCAAACAGAAAAACTACGACGATACGATTCCTCTTCTCGAAGAGATTCTCGCGAAAGATCCGATCTATCAAAGAAGCAGAAAAATTCTCAAACTTCTTACAAACGCCTATATTCAAAAAAAACAATATCAAAAAGCGGCGGAAATCGCGCTTCACTACAGCAACACAAGCCCGGACGATTCCGATTGTCTTTTTATTCTTTCCAAATGTTATAAGAATTCTGGCAACATAAAGAACGCGACCGACTTCGGAGAAAGACTCAGACTTAGAAATCCGGAACATAAACAAAACTTAATACATCTTTCAGAAATATATCAGACCGCCGGCGACGTAAGCCGCGCTACGATGTTGATCAACGAGGCCAAATATTATGAGAATAACGGAAACCACAGTGAACAGTGA
- a CDS encoding ankyrin repeat domain-containing protein: protein MKRIFFWAVFLGITASGYADAQSDLFEEARKGNLENLEKAHSIAPDSFDNTDSRGRSVVFYAIESGNVNVLKFVLDRNNRIDVPDNSGEYPIHYAAKNPDSRIIDLVLNRDSYLNYLTRNGENALDIASYYGNHSVVAYLTAKGMKYSKPVSGPYTIGLYFGYLIISILMTIWVARTLFNNGRIFLVKMFNGEEKLADSINHLLIVGFYLINIGYISLSLTSSQKPIDLAECIEVLTTKVGIVLLILGAMHFFNLFLFAKFRKRISHTFGEAEVHA from the coding sequence ATGAAACGCATCTTTTTTTGGGCGGTGTTCTTGGGAATCACCGCTTCCGGTTACGCAGACGCGCAATCGGATTTGTTCGAAGAAGCCCGCAAAGGAAATCTGGAGAATCTTGAAAAAGCGCATTCCATTGCGCCCGATTCATTTGACAATACGGACAGCAGAGGTCGATCCGTCGTATTTTACGCGATCGAAAGCGGAAACGTAAACGTGCTCAAGTTCGTCCTGGATCGTAACAATCGGATCGACGTTCCCGATAATTCCGGAGAATATCCGATTCACTACGCGGCGAAAAATCCGGACAGCAGAATCATCGACTTGGTTCTCAATCGGGATTCTTACCTGAACTATCTGACTCGAAACGGCGAGAACGCGCTCGACATCGCTTCTTATTACGGGAATCACAGTGTGGTCGCTTATCTCACCGCGAAGGGAATGAAATATTCCAAACCGGTTTCAGGCCCGTATACAATCGGACTTTACTTCGGTTATCTGATCATCAGTATTTTGATGACCATCTGGGTCGCAAGAACCTTGTTTAACAACGGAAGAATCTTTCTCGTGAAAATGTTCAACGGAGAGGAAAAACTCGCGGACTCGATCAATCATCTTTTGATCGTCGGTTTCTATCTGATCAACATCGGTTACATAAGCCTTTCCTTGACCTCCAGTCAGAAACCTATAGATTTGGCGGAATGTATCGAAGTGCTGACCACAAAAGTGGGAATCGTTCTTCTTATTTTGGGTGCGATGCATTTTTTCAACCTGTTCCTGTTCGCAAAATTCAGAAAAAGAATCTCACATACCTTCGGAGAAGCTGAAGTTCACGCATGA
- a CDS encoding alpha/beta fold hydrolase has product MKRILISILSLLAVIIVALPFLGDGESKRIDSEIRSKSTGSFLETPDGFVHYEWEGPENGQPVVLVQGFSNPIFIYEPLSKRLQEEGYRVLRFDLFGRGLSDRPDTTYNPDLFDRQLSNLLNSLNIQKQIYLIGTSMGGVIVTDFILKHPERVKKLVLIAPAGFPMEIPSIGRITRLPWIGEYLSKSFGDGILRKGAKKNFFKPERFPNLEKEYREQMQFIGFKRAILSSLRNMRLESFQEEYGRLGKNPIPKLLIWGKQDRVVPFYLHEIVLKTLPGTEFLPLDEEGHVPHYESPERVAPKILEFLKK; this is encoded by the coding sequence ATGAAACGAATCCTGATTTCCATTCTTTCCCTTTTGGCCGTTATCATCGTCGCACTTCCATTTTTGGGAGACGGAGAATCCAAACGCATCGACTCGGAGATACGATCCAAAAGTACGGGTTCGTTTTTAGAAACTCCGGACGGATTTGTTCATTACGAGTGGGAAGGTCCGGAAAACGGACAACCGGTCGTATTGGTGCAGGGATTTTCCAACCCCATTTTTATATACGAACCTCTTTCAAAGAGACTTCAAGAGGAAGGTTATAGGGTTCTTCGTTTCGATCTGTTTGGAAGAGGGCTTTCCGATCGCCCGGACACCACGTATAATCCGGATCTGTTCGATCGACAGTTGAGTAATTTATTAAATTCTTTGAATATTCAAAAACAGATATATCTTATCGGAACGTCCATGGGCGGGGTCATCGTAACAGACTTCATTCTCAAACATCCGGAACGTGTTAAAAAACTCGTATTGATCGCACCCGCGGGTTTTCCAATGGAAATCCCTTCGATCGGTAGAATCACTCGTCTGCCTTGGATCGGCGAATATCTGAGCAAATCTTTCGGGGACGGAATTCTTCGCAAAGGTGCTAAAAAGAATTTTTTTAAACCGGAACGTTTTCCCAATTTGGAAAAAGAATACAGAGAACAGATGCAGTTCATCGGTTTCAAACGAGCCATTCTTTCCAGTCTTCGCAATATGCGTCTCGAATCCTTTCAGGAAGAATACGGAAGACTCGGTAAGAATCCGATCCCGAAACTTTTGATCTGGGGAAAACAGGATCGGGTCGTTCCTTTTTATCTACACGAGATCGTGTTGAAGACTCTTCCCGGTACGGAGTTTCTGCCACTGGATGAGGAAGGACATGTTCCTCACTATGAATCTCCGGAAAGAGTGGCTCCTAAAATTTTGGAATTCTTAAAAAAATAA